The Lutibacter sp. Hel_I_33_5 genome has a window encoding:
- the rlmF gene encoding 23S rRNA (adenine(1618)-N(6))-methyltransferase RlmF, with product MTEKKLHPKNKFNKGYNFNELIINNPSLKEFVLENKFGNLSIDFSNTKAVKELNKALLFSYDKISIWDFPDENLCPPIPGRLDYIHYLNDLIVDKNDIKVLDIGTGATCIYPLLGVTEYDWSFVATDIDLDSLDTAQDIIDDNNFDHKIELRQQFDEMNILKGIIEENDSFTVTMCNPPFYKSAEEARGANKRKSRNLGNNAVRNFSGNNNELWYVGGEKAFLHTYLYESSQFPKTSTWFTSLVSKKENVESLKKSSKKLNVSEFKVIPMSQGNKVTRIVCWRF from the coding sequence ATGACAGAAAAAAAATTACATCCAAAAAATAAATTTAATAAAGGGTATAACTTTAATGAATTAATTATTAATAATCCTTCTTTAAAAGAATTTGTATTAGAAAATAAATTTGGAAATTTAAGTATTGACTTTTCAAATACTAAAGCAGTAAAAGAATTAAATAAAGCTTTATTGTTTTCTTATGATAAAATATCTATTTGGGATTTCCCTGATGAAAATTTATGCCCGCCAATTCCCGGGCGTTTAGATTATATTCATTATTTAAATGATTTAATAGTTGATAAAAATGATATCAAAGTTTTAGATATTGGAACTGGTGCAACTTGTATATATCCGCTATTAGGAGTAACTGAATATGATTGGAGTTTTGTAGCAACTGATATTGATTTAGATTCATTAGATACTGCACAAGATATTATAGATGATAATAATTTTGATCATAAAATCGAATTACGCCAACAGTTTGATGAAATGAATATTTTAAAAGGAATTATTGAAGAGAATGATTCTTTTACAGTTACTATGTGTAATCCTCCATTTTACAAATCTGCAGAAGAAGCAAGAGGTGCAAATAAAAGAAAATCAAGAAATTTAGGTAATAACGCTGTTAGAAATTTCTCTGGAAATAATAATGAACTTTGGTATGTTGGTGGTGAAAAAGCATTTTTGCATACTTATTTATACGAAAGTTCGCAATTTCCAAAAACAAGTACTTGGTTTACAAGTTTGGTTTCGAAAAAAGAAAATGTAGAGAGTTTAAAAAAATCATCAAAAAAATTAAATGTCTCTGAATTTAAAGTGATTCCAATGTCTCAAGGCAATAAAGTAACTAGAATTGTTTGTTGGCGATTTTAA
- a CDS encoding response regulator transcription factor, translated as MNGLQKVVIVEDDKVLLESYKYFFSNYTDYHLVKAFSNIEDLLIFIDTNNVDIIISDVNLPGLSGIEGLKRVKKINSDIKMILISIHEESSIVIDSIKNHADGYLIKPISEEELLKTLNLLEKGGIPLSENVTLKLVEELRFNKIKMFSERENEIASLLLNGNTYSSIAEKLFISASTVNYHIQKIYLKLNVNSKIEALKILRKLK; from the coding sequence ATGAATGGATTGCAAAAAGTTGTTATTGTAGAAGACGATAAAGTCCTCTTAGAATCGTATAAATATTTTTTCTCTAATTACACTGATTACCATCTTGTTAAAGCGTTTTCAAATATTGAAGATTTATTAATTTTTATTGATACTAATAATGTAGATATTATAATTAGTGATGTAAATCTACCTGGACTCAGTGGAATAGAAGGATTAAAAAGGGTGAAGAAAATTAATTCAGATATTAAAATGATTTTAATTAGTATTCATGAAGAAAGTTCAATAGTAATAGACTCAATAAAAAATCATGCAGATGGTTACCTTATTAAACCCATTAGTGAAGAAGAATTATTAAAAACATTAAATTTATTAGAAAAAGGAGGGATTCCTTTAAGCGAAAATGTAACTCTTAAATTAGTAGAAGAATTACGATTTAATAAAATTAAAATGTTTTCTGAAAGAGAAAATGAAATTGCTTCTTTATTACTTAACGGAAACACGTATTCGAGTATAGCAGAAAAACTATTTATATCTGCTAGCACCGTTAATTACCACATTCAAAAGATCTATTTAAAACTGAATGTAAACTCTAAGATTGAAGCATTAAAAATTTTGAGAAAACTTAAATGA